The following proteins are co-located in the Dromiciops gliroides isolate mDroGli1 chromosome 2, mDroGli1.pri, whole genome shotgun sequence genome:
- the LOC122744384 gene encoding interferon-induced protein with tetratricopeptide repeats 5-like, which translates to MSQMPRNSLKIILRQLKCHFTWNLLKEDIDLLNLEDTIIDQIEFLDMKSKVTLYNLLAYVKHLKGQNEEALRCLKHAEERIQVEHADQVEIRSLVTWGNFAWVYYYMERFPKAQYYADKVQKGYRKLPNSSRYKIECPEVYCEEGWALLKCGRKYYERAKACFEKALKIEPDNPEFNSGFAIAAYRLDDKEYSCQRVSSLDPLRRAVELNPDNTFVMALLALKLQDLKQEAEGERYIREALEKMSSQPYVLRYAAKFYRRQNSPSKALQLLKIALQATPTSAFLHHQIGVCYKVLMILVKQSTKKRPREKEKEKRELIQSAIFHFRAAMEQNSMFVFAYTDLANMYAEAGQYEKAEDVFQKALHLQHVTDENKQQVHFHYGRFQETHRKCEDAAIYHYLEGVKIKVESSITSKLISALQRLATRRLYENAVDVKSWGALGFVHKLRGQKRQAIECYERALKLDPENGDYISALFELRLSF; encoded by the coding sequence TCAAATGCCTaggaattccttaaaaattatccTGCGGCAGCTGAAATGCCACTTTACATGGAACTTGCTGAAGGAAGACATCGATCTACTTAATCTAGAAGACACAATAATTGACCAGATTGAATTCCTAGACATGAAATCCAAAGTCACCCTTTATAATCTATTGGCCTATGTCAAACATCTGAAAGGTCAAAATGAGGAGGCACTGAGATGCTTAAAACATGCAGAAGAGAGAATCCAGGTGGAACATGCCGATCAGGTGGAAATAAGAAGCCTCGTTACCTGGGGAAATTTTGCCTGGGTATATTATTACATGGAAAGATTTCCCAAAGCTCAGTATTATGCAGACAAGGTGCAAAAAGGCTACCGGAAGCTTCCAAATTCCTCCCGTTATAAGATAGAGTGCCCCGAGGTTTACTGTGAAGAAGGGTGGGCTCTGCTAAAGTGTGGAAGGAAGTATTATGAGAGGGCCAAGGCATGTTTTGAGAAAGCCCTGAAAATAGAACCCGACAACCCCGAGTTTAACTCTGGCTTTGCCATCGCAGCCTATCGTCTGGACGATAAAGAATATTCCTGTCAAAGGGTATCGTCCCTGGACCCTCTCCGGAGAGCAGTTGAACTAAATCCGGACAACACCTTCGTCATGGCGCTTCTTGCCCTGAAACTTCAAGACCTAAAACAGGAAGCTGAGGGAGAACGGTATATTCGGGAGGCCTTGGAGAAGATGTCCTCACAGCCTTACGTCCTTCGCTATGCAGCGAAATTTTATCGAAGACAAAACTCCCCCAGTAAAGCCCTTCAGCTCTTAAAAATCGCCTTGCAGGCAACACCCACTTCTGCTTTCTTGCATCACCAGATAGGCGTTTGCTACAAAGTGCTGATGATCCTGGTGAAACAGTCGACCAAAAAACGAcccagggaaaaagaaaaagagaaacggGAGCTGATTCAGTCTGCCATATTTCATTTTCGAGCAGCCATGGAACAGAATTCCATGTTCGTGTTTGCCTACACAGACCTGGCCAACATGTACGCAGAGGCGGGACAGTATGAAAAGGCAGAAGATGTATTTCAGAAAGCCCTTCACCTGCAGCATGTGACAGACGAAAACAAGCAACAGGTCCATTTCCATTACGGCCGCTTCCAGGAGACTCACAGGAAATGTGAGGATGCCGCTATCTACCATTATTTAGAAGGCGTAAAGATAAAAGTCGAGTCTTCTATTACCTCCAAACTGATTAGTGCTCTGCAGAGATTGGCCACGCGGCGACTTTATGAGAATGCCGTTGATGTAAAGAGCTGGGGGGCCCTGGGTTTCGTTCACAAGCTAAGGGGGCAAAAGAGACAAGCCATTGAGTGCTATGAGAGAGCCCTGAAGCTGGATCCTGAGAACGGGGACTACATCAGTGCCCTGTTTGAGCTGCGGCTCTCCTTCTAA